The genomic stretch AGAACATTAAGAGACCATGACGTGAGCCATTTGATCGTTGAATGTGCTTTTTACGTACTATAAACTGGGTGAGTTTGATAAATGTTGCTCAGATTGTGTTTAATCCCAAACTAAAGTCAGATTTAAAAAGCACAACTCAAACCGTGGTGGCACTTTAAGGCCAGAAACCTTTTAAACATCTTCAGTTGGAGGCGTTTTGATaacaaaatcatttaatttcttcCAAATGTTTGGGTTAGGAAAATATAAAACGTCTCCTCAGTTTCTCCTCAAAAGAATTTAAAGAGaaacttttttagttttgtttgtgttggacaTGTTTAGGTGGATTGAGAAACGCgacaaacaaaataattgtgGGGGAAAAAGGAAACTTAGGGAAAAATGGATAAAAACCTCATTGTCAAAaggctaaaaaagaaaagtagccAAAAGTcttcaaaaaaaatcaaaaagttaaaaaaaagcaaccaaaTAATTGAAAAACTTCAGAAAGTCAGAAGCGACGAAAACATTGAATATGCAACAAAAACGTTTCAGAAAGTAACAAAATCCTCAGAAATGGATTATGTGTACATAGCATCAagtgtcctctttttctctAAATTAGAGATTTACAGTTGTTTTCCTTCTGTATGAAGGATACTTTAAGCCAGGGCCCCTcggctgaaagagagacggagcagggacccctactacatattattttaaacatcttCAGTTGAAGGcgttttaataataaaatcctTTAATTTCTTCCAAATGGCCGACGAGCCAGACTCCTCAAACCCTCCCTCTCCTGAATCAGAGAAGCTGATAACGATCCTCAGCCGGATGTTTGGAAGCGATCATTTAATCAGCCATCCTGAACACGACCGCCTCGCTCCGCCGCTCCTCCAGAGGGACGGCTGCTGGCTTTGGTCCCGCCAGCCAATCCCGACCCCCCACACCCGTGTAACCAAATCTTTTAACTGCTACCGGAGGAGCGACAGGCTTGTTGTGAATGGCTGTTGCACAACTGTGAGCTCAGCTAACTGCTTCAAGAGGTGGACGGAGGTGGACGGAGGTGGACGGAGGGGGATGGAGGTGGACGGAGGTGGACGGAGGAGGACGGGGGAGGATGGAGGTGGACGGAGGTGGACGGAGGTGGACGGAGGTGGACGGAGGAGGATGGAGGTGGACGGAGGTGGACGGAGGTGGACGGAGGAggacggaggaggaggacggaggAGGAcggaggaggatggaggaggacggaggaggaggaggacggaggGGGACGGCGTAGCGGCGAGGGAATAGAAGCCACGGGGAACGAGCCGGTGGCAGGAAACCATGTAGACTCCATGGCTTATCAATGGTAGAATTTGTTTGGTTGTTACTACTATACTaatactaaaatgttttttcagttaaacaataaatgtcaaaataaattttatttatgtttcttaCATCGTAAGatcaaaatgtctttacaaTTAACTTAAAGAGAAACTGTCCTTTCAGTTCACCTCATGTTGGACACAAACCTCTTACAGTACATCAagtttcttctgtttctctaaATCAGTGATGTGAACTCTTGCTATCCTCCTGTATGAAGACTAAGTTGTAAAAACAGCATCGTCCCCATGAAACAGGATCTTCTGAAATCTCCCGTAATGTCTGTCTGAGCTCCGTGACCTCTCTAGTGAAGGTCACACGGCCTCCAGGCTTCTCCGAGCTGCGGAGGAAAGCGTTCAGGAGAAGCTGAGCTCGGTGAACCCGGCCACCGGCAGCGGCGCCGGGCTGGGCTTCTTCTCCAGCTTCAGCCCCTCTGGTCGGGGGGGCCGGGCCAGCCGCCGGGGGTGCAGCAGGCCAAAGAAGTGGAAGCGCTCGCCCATCTTGGCCGGGTTGGTCAGCATGTCGTAGCTGGCGATCAGCTGCTGCCTGGCGGACGCGTCGCTGCAGTTCCTCAGCAGAACCTCAAGAGAACCACAGAGACGGTAGTGTGTCATTTAAGCTCTGCAACATAGtggttactgtgtgtgtgtgtgatacacaATATGGTATTtgataaataacaacaaatgtcAGGTGTttgaagtaatttaaaaaagaaaatgttctcattacaaagtttacttttcatctgtaaaatgtcttagCCCCACAAAtctgtgtggggggggggggctagatCTCCAACTATCTAGGGAGGTCTGCATGGattgagaaaagtgacaaaaaattgaaatgtagTAGAAAACAATccgaaaaaaatcaacaaaaactttcaacaacaaacactccttgtttgtttaattaaatgtacataataatgataaatattaagtaaaaaaggaataaatataaataaataaatacaattgagaaagcaaaagtgaaaaatctAAGTACAAAATAAGTAgaaacatggagacaacatttaaatgacaatacaatttgaactaaaatacacacacacaccaaaaggCAAAGGATAAAAGAGAAGATAAACAGTAGCATACTATTTCTAAAGGGAAAGGTATAACTGTTAAATCTGTGAAAttcaataataatcataatatttAAGAAAACCAGTTCCGTAGACTGTCTAAGCTTCTTTCGGACCGACAGACTCACCTGCATCCGGGAGTCGATGCCCATGTTTTTCAGGAAGGTCCTCTGCGGGATGGGTCCCAGACAGGCCACGCCCCCTCCGGCGCTCCTCCGCAGGAAGCTGAAGTCCACGTCGGCGGTGAGGTCGGCCGAGCCGGGCGAGGACAGGACGTCGTGGAGCCGGTGGCCTTTAAAACCCTCACGGATTCAAACAGAAACGGTTCCCATCAGTCGGCTGTTTGCTTCAGATCTCTGAGCCAAGAAAACTCCACATGCAGCGAGTAAACCGTCCGTACTTCGTGATCACGTAACTGCAACGCGCTTTATGCACTTCACATATTCATATGGTCATATTTAGCATCAAGAATTCTGCATTTTTAcagaaaatctgttttttctGGAGTTAAAAACATACTCAACGTTTACTTTGACATTGGAGTAATGTCGATTTGTTCACCTTAATGcaactaaactaaaacttctatgaatataaaatacagTCTCAATATAATGTACAGATGTTATGGCTGGACAGGTGTTCCTATTAAAGTGGCCACCGAGTTTAAAGCGTCCGGCTCACTCTGAATGTGTCCGTCTTGGTTCCGTCGTGACCGTAGTCGGCGATCAGCGCCGCGCCGCCGTCCTCCTGGATCCGCCGGGCCAGCTGCTGGATGATGACTCCGCCCTCAGCACACACCTCCACGTGGCCCCGCGATTCATCtgcctgagagacagacacacacacacagacacacacacacacaacacacacacacacacacacacacaaattaattttGATGATTAATAAATCTCTAAAGTAGTTTATCAATCAAAGATGTCAAACCTTCTCTGGTTCTAAAAGGATTTTCACTGTCAACAACAAAGATGGAtgttgtggagtaaaaagtacaatatttctctctgaaatgtagcggagtataAGTACtctagtaaagtaaagtatgtAATGTAAAGTACGTAATGAATCAGGGGAGTGTACTCCATGTCCCAGCATGCCTTTTCAACAACCACGACTCTAGTTGTCAGTTACCCGACATGTAAggtgaaaataacaacaaatgtgTAGTGTCACATCTGCGGTGTGCCACACGGTCTCCAGGTCCGGTACCTGTACGAGCGTGGACGAGGCCAAGGTGGGAGACGGCGCCAGGACGAACCTCAGCTGGTCGGGCTTCTCTGGGTCGATGTCCACCATCACCTCCCTCCAGCCTTTCTGCGTCCGCtacacaagacaaacacacattattacGCACATTCAGGGTTTAGGTGTATCACTAaatcaatgaatgaatgtgaCTTAAAGGCTTTTCTCACATTTCATGACTGTAGGTTGAAGTATTTAGCAAGTTTAGTCTTAAAGCTTTTTGAATGATTTGTATCATCTGCTCTCTTTTCCAACGTTTTACATAGATATGAAGATAATAATGCAGCATCACGAtgtgaaaaagagacacaaacctACCacgaagaaaagaaaatgaacaaaaaccgACATAAGATGACTATAAAGAGACATAATGTAAGGAGGACttgcttctgttttttaatcCCCCGCGCACTTAAATCTTCACTTACGAAAAAGGATTAGGGCCGCTGGTGAAAATTCacttgagttctgactttattcgcAGAATTCTTAAGTTTGAAGTCagaattcaaataaatgtttcaccAGTGTCTGTAATCCTGTTCCGTACGAGGGACAAGACAGACATTATTACGTTTATATGTTTAACTAAACACAGGAGAGAGGTCTGTATAACATGAGGGCGCTGCAGGTTTCAACAAGTGAGggatttcaaaaatgtatttcacgTTGGCTCCATCTGGTGGTAGTTTGAtggaatttatttaatttattcaacctttatttattcactttagctagtttgacagcagaaaaaagggtcGGTGTGCGGGCGCATGGTTTAAAGAGTTGTACTattaatcagaggtgtgttctggacgtaacatgcaatcaaccaatcagaggtcttCTACTAAGAGGTTAGTACTTTGACGCATTGATATTATGTgagtatatatatgtgtgtgtgtgtaatgtgcacAACCCTAGgagcattttactaatgcgctgttaaaataacaataaaatgccGCGTTATTGACTTCAGAGGTtgttgttggtcaatggcgtgaTCACATCCCACTGCCTCACGATAtcaatacgcccagaatgcacctgaacacatcaggacacccatgggcgcaggtgcatttagtATTTAAACGACATGGGTGCTGGACGGTcttaaaataacaaagacacttgtgtcTGGCTTTGCGCCGCGCTGGTGTGCAGGATGGGGCCCGAGAGATCACTGAGAAGCGACTCTCTTTTACAATTATTGAGTCAACTTTAGTCAGttgatattgttttaaaattcttttgaatatctatatttgttttgtctcaGCGTGCGTTAGTCTCTAAATCCACTACGTTGTAGAGGActttgaattacattttgttattttgaaaaactcgAAGAAGCAATAATGTTCTgcaaacaattttaaaaaaaaaggaaatttttacatttaacagttaaaaacacagcaacttGAAAACATACCTGAAATTTGTGGATCGGCAGAGCGTCAAAGAACTCGTGAGCGACAAAGATGCTGAATCCTGAGAGAGGGACAAAAGAGGAACTGATAATTTGATAAGATAATTAACCCAAGTTTGACTCTTATATGAAGAAACAGAATCAGAGACATCCCGTGGGACGCAGGTCCCATCGGCTGCACCTGTGGGGACGTCCTCCAGGCGGCGGTACCAGGACACCGGCAGCCCGGCGGCAGTTTCCCCGCGGCGGTACGCCGGCTCATCCTCGGCGTGCGCCTCCTGGCTGCCGCTCCCGGTCAGGTTCTGGGCCTGAAGACGACTCAGCGCCGGACTCACCTCCACCAGGTGGAGGGACACGGAGGCCCCGCCCAGCACGGACCCCAACTGACTGAACAcctagagagagaaaaacaacacaaagttaaatcagtacttcatCATACAGCTCAACACACATTAAAGTCCTCCTCCACGCAAAAATAGGCTTTCCTTATGTGTACTGTTTGTCCCCTTAACGCCGGTCCTTAACTATACTGAATTGggaccttttttcttttaagttctTCTTCTAAAGGTGGAGATTTCTGtgcatttctctctgaaacCTCCTATACATGTGCAGAAAATAGACTAACTAACTAACCTGATGCCTGTCAACCACTGTCCCAGCTATGGGTAAATAGCCCCAGCTATGGGTAAATATTCCAAACTATGGGGTAAATAGCCCCAGCTGTGGGTAAATAGTGAAGACCCCGACAGCGGTGCAGGCGGAAGATGTTGGTGTGAGAAGCACCACAACGTctgggaaggaggaagaaggcAACACCACAGCCACGTGGGTTAACTCGGGAGAGTACAGCGGCTGGGGGAGCAAACCCTGTGGAGATGTGAGAATACTGAAACTATTTCCTCACGACTATATAATAAAGCTACAAACTTGAATTAATTgctaaatattaattattagtgTACTTTGTTTTGGGAATAATCAATAAATTCTATGGGTTTAAAAGATTTTAGACAGTTTCTGAGAGGACGGACGCTCCTCATGTGCATGAAGTTGCCCGGATTCAACTTTATGCACATGAGGAGCGGATGACTCGAAGCAGCTCTGGTACAAAGTCCCCGCAAagctaccagaatgcattgcaccGCCGCTCCTGTACAACCGAATGGGAAGCTTGGAAATGATGCTGACAACGGACACGTACCAGAACTCCTAAGTCTCCACTAACAGCGATGACGACACTCCAGGAAGTTGCTGCACGCTAACCACCCTTCAAACTTCtaatgtatgtttgtatttgaaGACTTCCCTGACTTCTCAGATCCTGCTGCTGTACTAACGAAGTCCGTACCCTGAGGACGTCGCTGGCCAGCGATCCTTTCCCAGGTCCGAGCTCGACCAGCTGCAGCTGTTTGGGTCGACCGGCTCCCATCCACTCGCTGACGATCCACACGCCGAGCAGCTGGAACACACCGAAACACACCTTAAACACTCAGAACAGCACGACGAGACGCTCTCACAACTTCTCCTGAGTAACCGAGAAGAAAGGAGCAGCTTCCTCTTAGCTTTCCTGCTAATagataatacataaaaaatagaaCATTCTGACACGGGGGATTTTCAGGATGCAAATGGCTAAAATAGACCAATTAAAACCAGTTAAGTGATTTATGGTCTGGCGGCGGCTCCACGCAGAGGCCTAAAGTTTATAGGTGTGCGCTGGTGTTtgctcaatggtgttttttgcctgtAACGtggccttccaggcagctaaccctaatACATAACCACTgccgcgctgcctggaaggagacgttgggggcaaagtaagagagtgtgtgtgtgtgagagagtgtgggtgagtgtgtgtgtgtgtgtgtgtgagtgagtgagtgagtgagtgagtgagtgagtgagtgtgtgtgtgtgtgtgtgtgtgtctccacgCAGCTACGTCCGTAGCCACGGCGTAGATTTAACGCAGAAACATAAATCACGCTGCAGTCTGTCTGAGGGAAATAACCAACTAAGAGtgttaaataaataccttgttaaataaagatgttaaatttacatttgttttctttttgcataaataataaatttgtcatgtttgtgatttaaaaaactcATTTTGTAAATCACTGACTGTAacatttatcaatttatttatcaatcaatttaactttttttaaagttaaaaatacgTTTTCAAAATATGGGAAACTAGATTTTAAGtcaaggttttttatttttttgtagtaaAGTAGCTGTGGATGAGATGGGTTGAGTGGAgatgtagaaaacaaaacatttggtcTCAAATTAACTCCTGTAATGAACTGAGAGACACATCAGACTCATTGTCTTTCGTGTTAAAGTGGAGTTTTTGTTCCAGCCTCACTTCTCCGAAGATCTGACTGATTTCTGGTGACGTGATGAAATCTCCGTCCGGTCCCAGCATGTTGTTCCTCACGTAGTAACCCTGAAAGAGAAAACCAAGGACAATAAGCAGCGGCAGAGGGTCGAAAAGGTCCATTTAAAAGGAACAGTTCAACCTTTGTGTGGTCTTCCATCCGACCATGTCCTCTCGGGTCAAAAACACTTTATGGACGCTTTGTTCGACGACtaagacacttttttttgacacttttgtcattttttttaaacatctgacGCATTTTTTCCCTTCCTCTAACACCAACTTCTAACCACAATAGTTATATTTTTAGTATTCATGGTCAATTAACCTTGTGTATTTGAAGTTAGACCaaatttttcagtttaaaaagcTGAATTTAGGAATAACTTTGACTAATATTAGAGGAgcgtatgttgatggataatcagagaCTGGTGTACAGTAAAGTCGGGCGGTTTTGACACCGTCAAACCTCCCTATTTTACCGTGGTACACGGTATcaccgtgactaattaaaaatgatgacgtaagGCTCAGACGGTGTCACCACACcgttggcttgtgcctacagagttcagaaactgaatctcaaactgaaacacctctcccagACTTTTAGGGTGACCGATTTCCACTCACCGTCACTGGGTTGGTGAGCACCTCTCTCATGTACTCCGCCACCGGAATCGGACCCGTGGCTTTTATTTTAGTGGTCAGGTGTCGCAGCATGGAGTATTGGGGCTTTTCCTCGCTGGCTGGAGGGCTGCAGAAGAGTCTGGTCTGAGCTGCTCGCCATCgcactgtcacacacaaacaaacaaaaatgagatATCTTATAACAAAGAACTTTTCCTGTCTGACAAGACCAGCAATTTACAAACATGCATAGTGACTTTAAGGTTGTTTGGTGCAAGTGTCTAACCCAattagatagatggatagatggatagatagatagatggatagatagatagatagatagcagaATACCTACTCAAACTCTGATTACTCACCAATGAGCAAATAATAAGGGATGCACGTAAGAAACAGACCAACTAAACAGGCATTACATGTGAAACATGTCAAGTAACTGTCAAAGAAATACATCCAATATTGcagaaaacatgcaaatgtcACATTACATTTAGGTTTCACAGAATGAATGGAGTtccattataataataaaaaaataattttataaaatggtgtttaaataaaaagtgttgacCAGATCATTACCTGCTGTTGATGGACGACTGAAGAATCTGCTGATTAGAAGCtgtgttttcacacaaaaacaagccCTCATTCTGCTGTTTAATCCGTCTCAATACAACTAGGTCACTGATTTATAGCTAAGTTACGTGATAGTTTGCTTGGTAGCATTATTAGACAAGACACGTGTAATTAAATGTAACTGCAACCACATGGACCAACTCTCAGCTCACTGACagttagctagctgttagccgtTGAGCTTTAGCCACGTTAGCTATTAATAACGTTACGTTAACGGTCAAATACAAACGGAACAATAGCCGGAAATAACGTTTTAGTTTCGGgtacaaatgataaaaatatgcatttgttcatttgtgtctgtcagttgtttacaaaatcttaaaacaacaaagtccTTGTGTTAAAGTGACATGCTAACAGACTGGTGAGGGTCAtgcaaaaaattataaatacaacATCCGGCgaacctttcacaataaaacatattctGTGTAACGTATTTGTAGTGCAATTAAtaactaaatatatttaaaatatttaaaacaatcttATCTTAGTTTACTTGATTTGTGTGTATTCACTTTTGTTTGTgggtttatttattcatttaaccAACATAGGAACTTGGGCTATAATATGGTCATCAGTAGAAccactatatttaaaaaaagaaaactctcaTTGTATTTACTcctcaaattatttatttattttacatctgtCGGCTAAGAAATTCTCCGCTTCAGTATcaactattcatttttttaatcatttttcttgCGTTTCCTGTATCATTAAGTCTTAATATAGTAAGCTTGACACTTCCACGGAACGACAAACtctctgattggacaaacgATGGTGACGTAGAGGTGGAGAAAACATTGCGATTGGTTTTTGGGAAATCATTGATCGCTGTTTTCCTTAGACATgtcaataaaacataataaaactaCAGTAACATTTTAGTTACATTGCCCTACTcgtattcattttttaataaaaactaagTAATTTACAAAAAAGGACTAGATTTTTACATTCCCGGAAACGCCGACAGGATGTCGTTTTCCACATCCGGGTCACGTTCTCCTCATGCTGTGGCAAGCATGGCGTCGAAAAACAAGAACCGAAAGAAATCCCGAGCGGGCAGTAAAGTGACATTTCAGCCTgaagaagacaacatggaggCTGAAAACAGCGgcggagaggaagaagaagatcCTGCAAATAATGGAGGTGAAAACAGGgggaagaaagaagaggaagagttCAGTCTGGACGAAGTTTTACGGCTGGGGGGAACACAGGTGAGTTTTCCAGATAAAACCTCTTCACAGACAGACCTGCAGCAGCGTCACTTGTTACTAACAGTGGTAGAAAGTACTTTCATCAAGCTGCGTTACTGTACTTCATCAGTATTCATTTCATATACTGGAGTATCTTTGTTTCATGCCCCTTTACCTCTAACTCAACTACATGTGAGACTTATATTACAAGTTAAGATATACAtgcaaaacattcatttttattaaatacgtGTTAAAACGAAACTACCGACCAGTTTACACAAGTAGCTGAaacgattaatcgattaatcacATCAGTCTGGTGTACACTGTTAACATACGTTACACCTAATCACTATGCTGCGATTAATCTCTCAATATGTTCTTGTGTagtattactatttttattcaattattttactttacatgTTTGTCTTAATTATTGCAGgctgtctttgtgctgctgaAACAACTGAATTCCccctctggggatcaataaaagttGACTTATCTTAGTCGATCAACAGagaattattaattattattatgaatcatTGTGATAATTCTGATAAgcgaaaaaactaaaaagttctCTCCCTGTTTCCAGCTTCTAACCTCTAGAagcggtggatttctgaggactagggtaacctggtcctcagatctctgcagggtaaatccagaccgctagctagactacctgtccaatctgagtttcctgttgcacAACGTACACACGTCCGTTGAAACAAgatccttcccgaggctgttttgcagcggcaccgcaGCTCCGTATGGTGATGCCGAAACAATTTTGATTGGTTAAAATTACTGTCAAGAAACCGGAGTCCATGTTACTTCTAACCTGGAAGGCTGTGTTggctcgccagaccctcctccacagcgctgtggaggaaggtctgccgAGGCGAGCCTACAGAGTCCCAGATATGCGCTGTAGTTTATCACGATGTGGTTTTTTCTTCTCTCGTCCGTCTCCAGGCCGACTACATCCTGCTCGCCGGCCTGAACGACACCAACGAGCTCATCGACGGAGGAAAGAAAGGAGCGATAGACGACCTGGAAGAGGGCGAGCTCGAGAAGTTCATCGCCAAACTGGGCGTCCGGGCGTACTCCGGACTGCAGGTCATCCCGGACGAGCCCGACGGCGACGCGGCAGGCGCCGGCGACGCGGAGGGCAAAAaggccaaaacaaagaaagcgaCGTCGTCCGAGGAACACGGATCCAACGCGGAACCGCAGAGCGTCTCCGGCaagcagcaggaggagaaaCGGAAGGCCAAGAAGAGCAAAGATGCCGCCAAAAAGAAGCAGAACGTGTTTGAGTTCCAGCAGCGACAGATCCTGCTGATCAAACCCGGAGGGAAGTGGTTCGACCTGGAGTACGCGGCGGAGGGCTCGGCGGCGCCGCAGGACCCCGCCCTGGTCTCCCAGTACAAGGCGCTCGCCCAGCAGCTGTTCGAGGCCGACGTGGCGCTCTACAAGAGCAAGAAGAACCTGCAGAAAGGTGCCAACTCCAACTGGATGAAGACGGTCGTCTCCTCCGGCGTCCTGGCCGACAGGATGGCCGCCATGACGGTGCTGATCCAGGACGCGCCGGTGCACACGCTGGAGCACGTGGAGAGCCTGGTGTCCATGGTGAAGAAAAAGGGCAGCCGGCGGATGGGTCTGATGGCGCTGGATACGCTGCGCGAGCTGCTTCTGTCCGACCTGCTGCCGGAGCACCGGAAGCTCCGCACCTTCGCCGAGCACCCGTTCGACCAGCTGGAGGAGAAGGCCAGCGGCAACCGCGACGCCCGGGACCGCCGCCTCATCCTCTGGTACTTTGAGCACCACCTGAAGCACCACGTGGCCGAGTTCGCGGCGGCCCTGGACACGGTGGCCCACGACACGGTGGCGGCC from Etheostoma cragini isolate CJK2018 chromosome 18, CSU_Ecrag_1.0, whole genome shotgun sequence encodes the following:
- the ndufaf7 gene encoding protein arginine methyltransferase NDUFAF7, mitochondrial codes for the protein MRACFCVKTQLLISRFFSRPSTAVRWRAAQTRLFCSPPASEEKPQYSMLRHLTTKIKATGPIPVAEYMREVLTNPVTGYYVRNNMLGPDGDFITSPEISQIFGELLGVWIVSEWMGAGRPKQLQLVELGPGKGSLASDVLRVFSQLGSVLGGASVSLHLVEVSPALSRLQAQNLTGSGSQEAHAEDEPAYRRGETAAGLPVSWYRRLEDVPTGFSIFVAHEFFDALPIHKFQRTQKGWREVMVDIDPEKPDQLRFVLAPSPTLASSTLVQADESRGHVEVCAEGGVIIQQLARRIQEDGGAALIADYGHDGTKTDTFRGFKGHRLHDVLSSPGSADLTADVDFSFLRRSAGGGVACLGPIPQRTFLKNMGIDSRMQVLLRNCSDASARQQLIASYDMLTNPAKMGERFHFFGLLHPRRLARPPRPEGLKLEKKPSPAPLPVAGFTELSFS